One stretch of Monomorium pharaonis isolate MP-MQ-018 chromosome 10, ASM1337386v2, whole genome shotgun sequence DNA includes these proteins:
- the LOC114254812 gene encoding uncharacterized protein LOC114254812: MEGRTTQNYVNVLKKIKNILKINPDIAMSDFEKAEQKALRTVFPNKIIGYFHYSQALVHNAEKHGILKNDKNGVGWGATKLLISLAFLPKKLIVEGFNLISGIIFQDCTYLQSFFQYYKDTWINSFKPESFSVFQQIHRTNNVSKRHNRELRLNLKKHTTIAEFFVYLSEHQKRIRSFARHPQFWARTKRYSLKEKENEILKIWNTIENDKDLDLLLILHKLSELVGQ, from the exons ATGGAAGGACGCACAACACAAAATTATGTcaatgtgttaaaaaaaataaaaaatatattaaaaataaatcctgACATTGCAATGTCAGACTTTGAAAAAGCCGAACAAAAAGCTTTGCGTACGGTTTTtcccaataaaattattggcTACTTCCACTACAGCcag GCGTTAGTACACAATGCTGAAAAGCAcggcatattaaaaaatgataaaaatggtGTAGGTTGGGGCGCcacaaaattattgatatcattagcctttttaccaaaaaaattaatagtagaAGGCTTCAATCTGATATCGGGAATTATTTTCCAAGATTGCACATATTTACAGTCTTTCttccaatattataaagacACGTGGATAAACAGTTTTAAGCCTGAATCTTTTTCGGTTTTCCAACAAATACACCGAACCAATAATGTATCAAAAAGACACAACCGAGAACTTCGGTTAAATCTGAAAAAACACACAACAATTGCTGAATTTTTTG TTTACCTTTCTGAACATCAAAAGCGTATTAGAAGTTTTGCGAGGCATCCACAATTTTGGGCACGAACGAAACGTTATAgcctaaaagaaaaagaaaatgaaatattaaaaatctggaATACGATTGAAAATGACAAAGATTTGgatcttttgttaattttacacaaattatcCGAATTAGTGGGACAATAA
- the LOC118647701 gene encoding uncharacterized protein LOC118647701 translates to MNDCAITLPAEDNKWLNFQNVNHKERVPFVVYADLECVLRKTQHNAEQASYTYQQHEVFSIGYSVRCSYDDALSMYRFRRDKDCIAWFTKQIEELAHNVKTRLSTNVPMETLSKEQLEAYRSATRCHICDKPFAPDDTRVRDHCHLTGRYRGLAHSLCNLNYRNVSYMPIIFHNLSGYDSHFIIKQIATAFKGKTDILPITKEKYISFTKHVIDTADKLNPHNYIKLRFIDSYKFLNTSLEKLASFLGKEKLKIVRSKFLHLSDEDFDLLTRKGVFRYVDCVDKLQDICLPPRKLFFSSLTSDTVSESDYAHAENVWERFSVRTLGEYSDLYLKTDVLLLSDIFENFRDKCLESYGLDPAHYYTLPIYTWDAMLKYTKITFELLTDIWSVLSSCTVAPVQ, encoded by the coding sequence ATGAACGACTGTGCCATCACATTGCCCGCTGAAGACAACAAATGGTTAAATTTTCAGAACGTAAACCACAAGGAACGAGTGCCCTTCGTCGTCTACGCAGACCTCGAGTGTGTGCTGCGGAAGACACAACACAATGCAGAGCAAGCGTCGTACACATATCAACAACACGAAGTATTCAGCATCGGATACTCCGTGCGATGCTCGTACGACGACGCGTTATCTATGTATAGGTTTCGTCGCGATAAAGATTGCATCGCGTGGTTCACGAAACAAATCGAAGAATTAGCGCATAATGTTAAAACTCGTTTATCCACTAATGTCCCCATGGAAACGTTATCGAAAGAACAATTGGAAGCATACCGTAGCGCTACGCGGTGTCATATCTGCGATAAGCCGTTTGCGCCAGACGATACGCGGgtgcgcgatcattgtcaCCTGACCGGTCGTTACCGCGGTCTAGCACATTCTCTTTGTAATCtaaattatcgaaatgtatcatatatgccaattatttttcataatttatctgGATACGATtcacatttcattattaagcAAATAGCCACTGCGTTCAAAGGGAAGACCGACATACTCCCCATCACgaaagaaaagtacatttctttCACAAAACATGTCATAGACACAGCCGATAAATTAAATCcacacaattacataaaactacggtttatagattcatataaatttttaaatactagtctCGAAAAATTGGCATCGTTTCTaggtaaagaaaaattaaaaattgtacgttccaaatttttacacttgtCTGACGAGGATTTCGATTTATTGACACGAAAAGGTGTATTTCGGTACGTGGATTGCGTGGACAAACTGCAGGACATATGTTTACCGCCgcgcaaattatttttcagttccCTGACCAGTGATACTgtatccgagagcgattacgcGCACGCCGAGAATGTCTGGGAGCGATTCTCCGTTCGAACGTTGGGTGAATACAGCgatctatatttgaaaacggatGTGTTATTGTTAtctgacatttttgaaaattttcgcgatAAATGCTTAGAAAGTTACGGTCTCGATCCAGCACATTATTACACTCTCCCCATATACACGTGGGacgctatgttaaaatatacaaaaattactttcgaaCTGCTTACTGAcatttggtctgttctttctagctgcactgttgcaccggtgcaataa